The sequence GGCAAAATAGCCGAATAAAAGAACGTGAAAAGCAGTGACCTGTGCCGACATCGCCAATCTTTGCACCTCCGTGACCGGCCACCTCCTCCCAAGTCCCAAGAGATCGAAGCAAGCGAAGTTGCTCGACGAATCAACGGCCATGGCGAGAGTGGAGGCCGTGGTGGTGTGCCTCCTGATCATTGCCAtggacgtcgtcgccggcgtcctcggCATCCACGCGGAGAAAGCCCAGCACCAGGTACGTACGTCAATATGTTCTTCAGTTCGTGCATCATCACATCAAGAAGCAGGATCCAAAGTACTAGGGTTTATGGCACATCGAGAGGTTTAAATTTGCAGGGGAGGCGGCTGAGGATACTGTTCATCGAGTGCAGGCAGCCGGTCCGGCGCGCCTACGAGctcggcgtcgcggcggccgccgttCTGGCGGCGTCGCACGCCATCGCCAACGTCGTCGGCGGGTGCTCCTGCGCCTGCTCCCGcgaccgccgcgccacgcccaACCGGCAGATGGCGTCCTTCGCCCTCGTCATCTCGTGGTACAGTACACcaccttctttcttttcttcttcttctttctcctgcATGCACCTAGTACAAGATTCTCGCCTGCTCGTGCAGTAGCAAAATGTTACGGATTTTGAGGTGAGATAGATTTTGAGTGGGTTTTGTATGTGTGTTTGATTCGAATTCGATGATCAGGATCGTGCTGGTGGTGGGGTTGGCGCTGCTGATCCTGGGGGCGCTGCCGAACGCCGAGAGGAAGGCGGCCAAGTGCGGCCTCCCGCGCCACCACTTCCTCTCCATCGGCGGCATCCTCTGCTTCGTCCACGGCCTCTTCTGCCTCGTCTACTACGCCTCCGCCAACGCCGCCAAgcgggaggagggcggccgccACCCTTGATCGATTCGTTGCTTCTCATCCATTTCTCCTGCAGAAATGGGATGAAGACGAATGTAGGTGGTGTGGTTTTTGCTTGATGTGCGTGAGGTGATGGGAAGGATTAGATGCTAATTATTAGTGATTAGAGCATGTAAAATTGTATCATTGTGCATGTAATGTACTAGTAAGCTAGCGTCAGTGTGCTTGCAGTGGCAGGAAAATCTGGTAGGAAATGCAGAGGTTGGTTTCAGTACTTGGTTTACTTAAAGGTTTGCGTCGACAAAATCAAAAGGCAATAATGTGAGCGGTAAGATTGTTCACCTTTCTCATTCAGGATGATGGATCGCTTCCGGTCGACACGGTTTGATGCGTCGTGCAAAAAAGCCGTCGGTTTGTCTTCGGGGAGGATGAATTATATCATTGTCTTTAGTGTGgtgttcttctttcttttttttttcagtgacaCCCTGCCAAACAGTTGTTACTCTGATCTGAGTATACATGTATAAGAGCAAGTCTTATAGTAT is a genomic window of Oryza glaberrima chromosome 7, OglaRS2, whole genome shotgun sequence containing:
- the LOC127779942 gene encoding uncharacterized protein LOC127779942 isoform X1, whose protein sequence is MARVEAVVVCLLIIAMDVVAGVLGIHAEKAQHQAAGPARLRARRRGGRRSGGVARHRQRRRRVLLRLLPRPPRHAQPADGVLRPRHLVDRAGGGVGAADPGGAAERREEGGQVRPPAPPLPLHRRHPLLRPRPLLPRLLRLRQRRQAGGGRPPPLIDSLLLIHFSCRNGMKTNVGGVVFA
- the LOC127779942 gene encoding protein VASCULATURE COMPLEXITY AND CONNECTIVITY-like isoform X2, producing the protein MARVEAVVVCLLIIAMDVVAGVLGIHAEKAQHQGRRLRILFIECRQPVRRAYELGVAAAAVLAASHAIANVVGGCSCACSRDRRATPNRQMASFALVISWIVLVVGLALLILGALPNAERKAAKCGLPRHHFLSIGGILCFVHGLFCLVYYASANAAKREEGGRHP